Proteins found in one Columba livia isolate bColLiv1 breed racing homer chromosome 11, bColLiv1.pat.W.v2, whole genome shotgun sequence genomic segment:
- the LOC110357763 gene encoding C2 calcium-dependent domain-containing protein 4C-like isoform X3 translates to MWFLEKIRASNENGNLPSSAFLGLPPGQNLPEKARLRAAAFPNVLTPDRIPEFCIPPRLTSSGSVKGTGSQDDSSEDADLNSSDYSPSILPHLIQVESAEEIPALEEESTNSDPQSQAALSLPHFPRAPTSYGFCTLLESPHTRRKESIFHGNSHGALPSLMLSRSRANTFSGRGTKSNPIAISFASVKLPPKHLSLHRQGACDSDTASSSDSSPFSSPLLSRSPPRSCSLIKTQSQEGLLCRALKAKNKSSVARNNSLSTEESSSTDNSPCATRRASEGLLAMRSFSMSCSPILPLDLTRSRERLVGERAVVMDKGGMLRLSAEYCSENERLRIRLISAEGLYDDSVEPKNINCCITFALVPGKTQKQRSTVIKRSRNPIFNEDFFFDGIAEEELYSLSIRMKALNKGCSMKRDYTLGEQELSLMSMFSV, encoded by the coding sequence ATGTGGTTCTTGGAAAAGATCAGAGCAtcaaatgaaaatggaaaccTTCCTAGTTCTGCCTTTCTGGGACTGCCACCTGGCCAAAATCTGCCTGAAAAAGCTCGACTGagggctgctgcttttcctaaTGTGCTTACCCCTGACAGAATCCCTGAATTTTGCATTCCCCCCAGACTGACCAGCTCTGGCTCTGTTAAGGGCACTGGCTCCCAGGATGACAGCTCAGAGGATGCAGATCTTAATTCTTCTGATTACAGCCCCAGCATTTTGCCACATCTCATTCAGGTGGAAAGTGCTGAAGAGATTCCAGCCCTGGAGGAAGAAAGCACCAACTCGGACCCACAGTCCCAAGCAGCGCTCTCCCTGCCTCACTTTCCCAGAGCCCCCACTTCCTATGGCTTCTGCACTTTGCTGGAGAGTCCCCACACCAGGAGGAAAGAGTCCATCTTCCATGGTAATTCACATGGTGCTCTGCCCAGCTTGATGCTGTCTCGATCCAGAGCAAACACATTCAGTGGCAGAGGGACTAAGTCTAATCCCATTGCTATTAGCTTTGCTTCTGTGAAGCTGCCTCCCAAGCATCTCTCTCTGCACAGGCAAGGCGCCTGTGACAGTGATACTGCCTCTTCCAGCGACTCCTCTCCTTTCAGCTCTCCGCTTCTCAGCAGATCACCTCCCAGATCCTGCTCCCTGATCAAAACACAAAGTCAGGAGGGATTGCTCTGCCGAGCGCTGAAAGCCAAGAACAAATCCAGTGTGGCCAGGAACAATTCTCTCTCTACAGAGGAGAGCAGCTCCACTGATAACAGTCCCTGTGCCACCAGGCGGGCCTCAGAGGGGCTGCTTGCCATGCGGAGCTTTAGCATGTCCTGTTCTCCCATCCTTCCCCTGGACCTGACTCGCAGCCGGGAGAGACTAGTGGGAGAGAGGGCTGTGGTAATGGACAAGGGAGGCATGCTGAGGCTGTCAGCTGAGTACTGCTCAGAAAATGAAAGGCTGCGGATCCGCCTGATCAGTGCAGAGGGTTTATACGATGACTCTGTAGAGCCCAAAAACATAAACTGCTGCATCACCTTTGCCCTGGTGCCAgggaaaacacagaagcagagaAGCACTGTTataaagagaagcagaaatccCATCTTCAATGAGGACTTCTTTTTTGATGGTATTGCAGAAGAAGAGCTTTACAGTCTCTCTATAAGGATGAAAGCATTGAATAAAGGGTGCAGTATGAAACGAGATTACACCTTAGGAGAACAGGAGTTGTCTCTAATGAGTATGTTTTCAGTATAA
- the LOC110357763 gene encoding C2 calcium-dependent domain-containing protein 4C-like isoform X1, whose amino-acid sequence MSLLLLSLAVGALRGRVREARPRPGSPLHSLLPPPRQPAPSFFPPPLRRCRGWEAPGATRKGPAGCGLPPAAAEGARGWAERAGLLERTSALHLTRWICTSSFSPLRTSWQATVMWFLEKIRASNENGNLPSSAFLGLPPGQNLPEKARLRAAAFPNVLTPDRIPEFCIPPRLTSSGSVKGTGSQDDSSEDADLNSSDYSPSILPHLIQVESAEEIPALEEESTNSDPQSQAALSLPHFPRAPTSYGFCTLLESPHTRRKESIFHGNSHGALPSLMLSRSRANTFSGRGTKSNPIAISFASVKLPPKHLSLHRQGACDSDTASSSDSSPFSSPLLSRSPPRSCSLIKTQSQEGLLCRALKAKNKSSVARNNSLSTEESSSTDNSPCATRRASEGLLAMRSFSMSCSPILPLDLTRSRERLVGERAVVMDKGGMLRLSAEYCSENERLRIRLISAEGLYDDSVEPKNINCCITFALVPGKTQKQRSTVIKRSRNPIFNEDFFFDGIAEEELYSLSIRMKALNKGCSMKRDYTLGEQELSLMSMFSV is encoded by the exons atgtccctcctcctcctctctctggcGGTGGGAGCGCTGCGGGGCAGAGTGCGGGAGGCGCGGCCGCGACCCGGCAGCCCCCTCCATTCCCTCCTTCCACCGCCCCGGCAGCCCGCTCCCTCCTTTTTCCCTCCCCCTCTCCGCCGTTGTCGCGGGTGGGAGGCGCCTGGCGCCACTAGAAAAGGGCCGGCGGGGTGTGGGCTCCCGCCTGCAGCCGCCGAGGGTGCTCGAGGCTGGGCTGAGCGAGCGGGGCTGCTGGAAAGAACGAGTGCGTTGCACTTGACAAG GTGGATTTGTACTTCAAGCTTTTCCCCTTTGAGGACCTCCTGGCAAGCTACAGTGATGTGGTTCTTGGAAAAGATCAGAGCAtcaaatgaaaatggaaaccTTCCTAGTTCTGCCTTTCTGGGACTGCCACCTGGCCAAAATCTGCCTGAAAAAGCTCGACTGagggctgctgcttttcctaaTGTGCTTACCCCTGACAGAATCCCTGAATTTTGCATTCCCCCCAGACTGACCAGCTCTGGCTCTGTTAAGGGCACTGGCTCCCAGGATGACAGCTCAGAGGATGCAGATCTTAATTCTTCTGATTACAGCCCCAGCATTTTGCCACATCTCATTCAGGTGGAAAGTGCTGAAGAGATTCCAGCCCTGGAGGAAGAAAGCACCAACTCGGACCCACAGTCCCAAGCAGCGCTCTCCCTGCCTCACTTTCCCAGAGCCCCCACTTCCTATGGCTTCTGCACTTTGCTGGAGAGTCCCCACACCAGGAGGAAAGAGTCCATCTTCCATGGTAATTCACATGGTGCTCTGCCCAGCTTGATGCTGTCTCGATCCAGAGCAAACACATTCAGTGGCAGAGGGACTAAGTCTAATCCCATTGCTATTAGCTTTGCTTCTGTGAAGCTGCCTCCCAAGCATCTCTCTCTGCACAGGCAAGGCGCCTGTGACAGTGATACTGCCTCTTCCAGCGACTCCTCTCCTTTCAGCTCTCCGCTTCTCAGCAGATCACCTCCCAGATCCTGCTCCCTGATCAAAACACAAAGTCAGGAGGGATTGCTCTGCCGAGCGCTGAAAGCCAAGAACAAATCCAGTGTGGCCAGGAACAATTCTCTCTCTACAGAGGAGAGCAGCTCCACTGATAACAGTCCCTGTGCCACCAGGCGGGCCTCAGAGGGGCTGCTTGCCATGCGGAGCTTTAGCATGTCCTGTTCTCCCATCCTTCCCCTGGACCTGACTCGCAGCCGGGAGAGACTAGTGGGAGAGAGGGCTGTGGTAATGGACAAGGGAGGCATGCTGAGGCTGTCAGCTGAGTACTGCTCAGAAAATGAAAGGCTGCGGATCCGCCTGATCAGTGCAGAGGGTTTATACGATGACTCTGTAGAGCCCAAAAACATAAACTGCTGCATCACCTTTGCCCTGGTGCCAgggaaaacacagaagcagagaAGCACTGTTataaagagaagcagaaatccCATCTTCAATGAGGACTTCTTTTTTGATGGTATTGCAGAAGAAGAGCTTTACAGTCTCTCTATAAGGATGAAAGCATTGAATAAAGGGTGCAGTATGAAACGAGATTACACCTTAGGAGAACAGGAGTTGTCTCTAATGAGTATGTTTTCAGTATAA